A window from Listeria seeligeri serovar 1/2b str. SLCC3954 encodes these proteins:
- the rpsQ gene encoding 30S ribosomal protein S17: protein MADRNQRKVYTGRVVSDKMDKTITVVVETYKKHGLYGKRVKYSKKFKAHDENNIAKTGDVVRISETRPLSATKHFRLLEVVEEAVII from the coding sequence ATGGCTGACCGTAACCAACGTAAAGTTTATACTGGTCGTGTTGTATCCGACAAAATGGATAAAACAATTACCGTGGTTGTTGAAACGTACAAGAAACATGGTTTGTACGGTAAACGCGTGAAGTATTCTAAAAAATTCAAAGCGCATGATGAAAATAACATTGCAAAAACTGGCGATGTAGTTCGTATTTCCGAAACTCGTCCATTATCTGCAACTAAACATTTCCGTTTACTAGAAGTTGTAGAAGAAGCAGTAATTATCTAA
- a CDS encoding adenylate kinase produces the protein MKLVLMGLPGAGKGTQAEQIVEKYNIPHISTGDMFRAAMKNNTELGKKAKSFMDNGDLVPDEVTNGIVRERLAEDDAKNGFLLDGFPRTVEQAKELENILSDLGTELDAVINIDVEKDVLMKRLTGRWICRTCGKTYHEIYNPPKVAGKCDLDGGELYQREDDKKETVENRLNVNMKQTKPLLDFYSEKGKLHSINGEQDIKDVFVDVEKILASF, from the coding sequence TTGAAATTAGTATTAATGGGACTGCCCGGCGCCGGAAAAGGCACACAAGCGGAACAGATTGTTGAGAAATACAACATTCCTCATATTTCCACTGGAGATATGTTCCGAGCAGCTATGAAAAATAATACAGAATTAGGAAAAAAAGCCAAATCCTTTATGGATAATGGTGACCTAGTTCCTGATGAAGTTACAAATGGTATCGTTCGTGAACGTTTAGCCGAAGATGATGCTAAGAATGGTTTCTTGCTTGATGGCTTCCCACGTACAGTGGAACAAGCGAAAGAACTTGAAAACATTCTGAGTGACTTAGGTACAGAACTTGATGCTGTCATTAACATTGATGTTGAAAAAGATGTTTTAATGAAACGTCTTACAGGTCGCTGGATTTGTCGGACTTGCGGTAAAACTTACCACGAAATCTATAACCCACCAAAAGTGGCTGGGAAATGCGATCTTGATGGTGGAGAACTTTACCAACGTGAAGATGACAAAAAAGAAACCGTTGAAAATCGACTAAATGTAAATATGAAACAGACCAAGCCGCTTCTTGATTTTTACTCCGAAAAGGGTAAACTTCACAGCATAAACGGCGAGCAAGATATTAAAGACGTTTTTGTAGATGTGGAAAAAATTCTTGCTTCTTTTTGA
- the rpsM gene encoding 30S ribosomal protein S13 produces MARIAGVDVPREKRIVISLTYIYGIGKQTASKVLAEAGVSEDTRTRDLTEEELGKIREILDRIKVEGDLRREVNLNIKRLIEIGSYRGMRHRRGLPVRGQNTKNNARTRKGPSKTVSGKKK; encoded by the coding sequence ATGGCACGTATTGCAGGTGTGGACGTTCCACGTGAAAAACGTATTGTTATTTCCCTGACTTACATTTATGGTATCGGTAAACAAACAGCTAGCAAAGTTCTTGCTGAAGCTGGTGTTTCTGAAGATACTCGTACTCGTGATTTAACTGAAGAAGAGCTAGGTAAAATCCGCGAAATCTTAGACCGCATTAAAGTTGAAGGTGACCTTCGTCGTGAAGTAAACTTAAACATTAAACGTCTAATTGAAATCGGTTCTTACCGTGGCATGCGTCACCGTCGTGGACTTCCAGTTCGCGGACAAAATACAAAAAATAATGCCCGTACTCGTAAAGGCCCGTCCAAAACAGTATCAGGCAAAAAGAAATAA
- the rpsH gene encoding 30S ribosomal protein S8: MVMTDPIADFLTRIRNANMVKHDKLELPASKIKKEIAEILKREGFIRDVEYIEDDNAGTIRVFLKYGATGERVITGLKRISKPGLRVYAKSTEVPKVLNGLGIAIVSTSQGVLTDKEARAKQVGGEVLAYVW, translated from the coding sequence ATGGTGATGACAGATCCAATTGCAGATTTTCTAACTCGCATTCGTAATGCAAACATGGTTAAACATGATAAATTAGAACTACCTGCATCCAAAATCAAAAAAGAAATTGCTGAGATATTGAAGCGTGAAGGTTTTATCCGTGACGTTGAATATATTGAAGATGACAATGCTGGAACAATCCGTGTTTTCTTGAAATATGGTGCGACTGGCGAACGTGTAATCACTGGTTTGAAACGTATTAGTAAACCAGGACTACGTGTATATGCAAAATCAACTGAGGTGCCTAAAGTCCTTAACGGTCTTGGTATCGCAATCGTGTCTACTTCCCAAGGTGTTTTAACCGACAAAGAAGCCCGTGCTAAACAAGTCGGCGGAGAAGTACTAGCATACGTTTGGTAA
- the rpsE gene encoding 30S ribosomal protein S5: MPEQIDGNKLDLEERVVTINRVAKVVKGGRRFRFTALVVVGDKNGHVGFGTGKAQEVPDAIRKAVEDAKKNMVLVPTVNTTIPHTVVGHFGGGEILLKPASAGSGVTAGGPVRAVLELAGVADVSSKSLGSNTPINMVRATIDGIKQLKNAEDVAKLRGKTVEELLG, from the coding sequence ATGCCTGAGCAAATTGATGGAAACAAATTAGATTTAGAAGAACGCGTTGTTACAATCAACCGTGTTGCTAAAGTAGTTAAAGGTGGACGTCGTTTCCGTTTCACAGCACTTGTTGTTGTTGGAGACAAAAATGGTCATGTTGGTTTCGGTACTGGTAAAGCACAAGAAGTTCCAGATGCAATCCGCAAAGCTGTTGAGGATGCTAAAAAGAACATGGTGCTTGTACCAACTGTAAACACAACTATTCCACACACTGTAGTCGGACATTTTGGTGGCGGAGAAATTCTTCTTAAACCTGCTAGTGCCGGTTCTGGTGTAACTGCTGGTGGTCCCGTTCGTGCGGTCCTAGAACTTGCCGGTGTTGCTGATGTATCTTCCAAATCGCTTGGATCTAATACACCAATTAACATGGTACGTGCTACAATCGACGGAATTAAACAACTTAAAAACGCTGAAGATGTTGCGAAACTTCGTGGCAAAACAGTAGAAGAATTGTTAGGATAA
- a CDS encoding DNA glycosylase AlkZ-like family protein: protein MRVLSNSEIAQSRLSNSGLLHMKFSSAPVASRALFGIQSQYQQFGEISLFNRVNDLTKADLQQDYDQKRLIKIWGQRMTVHMYMPSDWFFIHNVYASRNNWIKKHTGTLGRDLETLLEEMEQLLMSEEKIPKEAFAKLFGEQAKDLMIWGGVFIQGSLDGKLFCVPESPKTRYYSHRYWIDSETEESWLSTPRQQTGIEAMMDRYFTAYGPATVHDFKHWAGLPNFEFQSTLDKILPTYFCYIGEDGKNYYSKTEIVPVPEQEKPILLGKFDPLFVSYGKKNWLANEKETSLIWRSAGHIEAVLILNGHFYGTWRYKITGNRIVFRFYLSKKLIKKDQKQVEQQAMKLAAFLCKDYEGCTFEQI, encoded by the coding sequence ATGCGCGTATTATCAAACTCAGAAATAGCTCAAAGTCGTCTATCTAATTCTGGATTACTACACATGAAATTCTCTAGCGCACCTGTTGCTTCACGTGCGTTATTTGGCATACAATCACAGTATCAACAGTTTGGTGAAATAAGTTTGTTTAATCGCGTTAACGACTTGACGAAAGCGGACTTGCAGCAGGATTACGATCAAAAAAGACTGATTAAAATTTGGGGTCAGAGAATGACCGTGCACATGTATATGCCGTCTGACTGGTTTTTTATACACAATGTATATGCAAGTAGGAACAACTGGATAAAAAAGCATACAGGTACCCTAGGGCGCGATTTAGAGACGCTTTTAGAAGAGATGGAACAGCTTCTCATGAGTGAGGAGAAAATTCCTAAAGAGGCTTTCGCTAAATTATTTGGTGAGCAAGCAAAAGATTTGATGATTTGGGGAGGCGTGTTCATTCAAGGCTCACTAGATGGCAAATTGTTTTGTGTTCCAGAATCACCGAAAACAAGGTACTACAGCCATCGTTACTGGATTGATTCTGAAACAGAAGAATCATGGTTAAGTACACCACGACAGCAAACCGGAATTGAGGCAATGATGGATAGATATTTCACTGCATATGGACCAGCCACTGTTCATGATTTTAAGCACTGGGCTGGGCTACCAAATTTTGAATTTCAGTCCACGTTAGATAAAATATTACCAACTTACTTTTGCTACATCGGTGAGGATGGAAAAAATTATTATAGTAAAACAGAGATCGTTCCAGTGCCAGAGCAAGAAAAACCAATTTTATTAGGTAAGTTTGATCCACTTTTTGTGAGTTATGGAAAGAAAAATTGGCTGGCTAACGAGAAAGAAACAAGTTTAATCTGGCGAAGTGCAGGTCATATTGAAGCGGTTTTAATTTTAAATGGGCATTTTTATGGAACTTGGAGATACAAGATTACCGGGAACAGAATTGTCTTTCGTTTTTATCTCAGTAAAAAATTAATCAAGAAGGACCAAAAGCAAGTAGAACAGCAAGCAATGAAATTAGCAGCTTTTCTGTGTAAGGACTACGAAGGATGTACTTTTGAGCAAATATGA
- the rplR gene encoding 50S ribosomal protein L18, translated as MITKIDKNKVRKKRHARVRSKISGTESRPRLNVFRSNKNIYAQVIDDVNGVTLASASNLDKDFGSVESKVDAASKVGELVAKRASEKGITSVTFDRGGYLYHGRVKALAEAARENGLEF; from the coding sequence GTGATTACCAAAATCGACAAAAATAAAGTACGTAAAAAAAGACATGCTCGTGTTCGTTCTAAGATTTCCGGAACTGAAAGTCGTCCACGTTTAAACGTATTCCGTTCAAACAAAAACATTTATGCTCAAGTAATTGATGATGTAAATGGTGTGACACTTGCAAGTGCGTCTAATTTAGATAAAGATTTCGGTTCTGTTGAATCAAAAGTTGATGCAGCAAGCAAAGTTGGCGAACTAGTTGCTAAACGTGCTTCCGAAAAAGGTATTACTTCTGTCACTTTTGACCGTGGAGGATACTTATATCATGGCCGCGTAAAAGCTCTTGCTGAAGCAGCTCGCGAAAATGGACTAGAATTTTAA
- a CDS encoding DNA-directed RNA polymerase subunit alpha, producing MIEIEKPKIETIEISDDAKYGKFVVEPLERGYGTTLGNSLRRILLSSLPGAAVTSIQIDGALHEFSVIEGVVEDVTTMILNIKKLALKIYSDEEKTLEIDMQGPGVVTAADINYDSDVEILNPDLHIATLSDNAKFHVRLNATRGRGYTPADQNKRENMPIGVLPVDSIFSPVIRVNYQVENTRVGQLTNYDKLTFDVLTDGSISPEEAVSLGAKILSEHLSIFVNLTDEAQKAEIMIEKEESHKEKVLEMTIEELDLSVRSYNCLKRAGINTVQELADKSEDDMMKVRNLGRKSLEEVKVKLADLGLSLRNEN from the coding sequence ATGATCGAAATTGAAAAGCCAAAAATCGAGACGATTGAGATCAGCGATGATGCCAAGTATGGAAAGTTTGTTGTAGAGCCACTTGAGCGTGGATATGGTACAACTTTGGGTAACTCCTTACGTCGTATTCTATTATCTTCTCTTCCAGGTGCAGCAGTAACCTCTATCCAAATTGATGGAGCTTTGCATGAGTTTTCTGTAATTGAAGGTGTAGTAGAAGATGTAACAACCATGATTTTAAATATTAAAAAACTTGCTTTAAAAATCTATTCTGATGAAGAAAAAACATTAGAAATCGATATGCAAGGCCCTGGTGTAGTAACTGCAGCTGACATTAATTATGACAGTGATGTTGAGATTTTAAATCCTGACTTACACATTGCTACATTAAGTGATAATGCTAAATTTCATGTGCGTTTAAATGCTACTCGTGGTCGTGGTTATACACCTGCTGATCAAAATAAACGCGAAAATATGCCAATTGGTGTTCTTCCAGTAGATTCGATTTTTTCACCGGTTATCCGTGTAAACTATCAAGTGGAAAATACACGTGTTGGACAATTAACTAATTATGACAAGCTTACGTTTGATGTGTTAACTGACGGAAGTATCAGCCCGGAAGAAGCAGTTTCACTTGGAGCTAAAATTCTTTCTGAGCATTTAAGTATCTTCGTTAACTTAACAGATGAAGCACAAAAAGCTGAAATTATGATTGAAAAAGAAGAAAGCCATAAAGAGAAAGTGCTTGAAATGACTATTGAAGAACTAGACTTGTCTGTTCGTTCATATAATTGTTTGAAACGCGCCGGAATCAACACAGTACAGGAACTTGCTGACAAATCCGAAGACGATATGATGAAAGTCCGTAACTTGGGCCGTAAATCGCTTGAGGAAGTAAAAGTAAAACTGGCTGACCTTGGCTTATCTCTAAGAAACGAAAACTGA
- the secY gene encoding preprotein translocase subunit SecY gives MFQTLVNFFKVADIRKKILFTLAMLVIFRIGTFVPVPGVNAAALQSSMDGGILGFLNTFNGGALKNFSIFAMGVMPYITSSIIVQLLQMDVVPKLTEWSKQGEMGRKKLNQLTRYMTIGLGLVEAFGMAYGFNRMSSAGLIIEPSIGRYAIIAIVLTTGTMFLMWLGEQITVKGVGNGVSIIIFAGIVARIPDGVRQLYVSQIENAGDQLFLHILTLVGVAVAILAIVVAVIFFQQALRKIPIQYSKRVAGAKQSGAQATHLPLKLNSAGVIPVIFASAFIITPQTILTFFDQSNDVVKVLKDVFDYTKPIGMILYVALIVAFTYFYAFIQVNPEKVADNLKKQGGYIPSKRPGRETQAYLTSVLYRLTFVGAIFLSAVAILPTIGTTVFSLPQSLAVGGTSLLIVIGVALDTTKQLEGQLVKRNYRGFIK, from the coding sequence ATGTTTCAAACGTTAGTTAACTTCTTCAAAGTAGCGGACATCCGAAAAAAAATACTATTTACGTTAGCAATGTTAGTTATTTTCCGTATTGGTACTTTTGTGCCAGTACCGGGAGTTAACGCTGCGGCACTGCAATCTAGTATGGATGGCGGTATTTTGGGGTTTTTAAACACATTTAATGGTGGGGCGCTAAAAAACTTCTCAATTTTTGCCATGGGTGTAATGCCATATATTACATCTTCCATTATTGTTCAGTTACTCCAAATGGATGTTGTTCCAAAGCTAACTGAGTGGTCGAAGCAAGGGGAAATGGGTCGTAAAAAACTTAATCAACTTACTCGATACATGACGATAGGTCTTGGGTTAGTCGAAGCATTTGGTATGGCTTACGGTTTTAACCGCATGTCTTCTGCCGGTTTGATTATTGAACCATCAATTGGTAGATATGCCATTATCGCGATTGTTCTAACTACAGGTACAATGTTCTTAATGTGGTTAGGTGAACAAATCACTGTTAAAGGCGTTGGTAATGGTGTTTCCATCATTATCTTTGCTGGTATTGTTGCTCGTATCCCTGATGGAGTACGTCAATTATACGTTTCGCAAATTGAAAACGCTGGTGATCAACTTTTCCTACACATTTTAACGCTAGTAGGTGTTGCGGTTGCGATTTTAGCTATTGTTGTAGCTGTAATCTTCTTCCAACAAGCACTTCGTAAAATTCCAATTCAATACTCTAAACGTGTAGCAGGAGCAAAACAATCGGGAGCACAAGCAACTCATTTACCTTTGAAACTTAACTCAGCCGGAGTTATCCCAGTTATCTTTGCAAGTGCATTTATTATTACACCGCAAACTATTCTTACTTTCTTTGATCAAAGTAATGATGTAGTAAAAGTATTGAAAGACGTGTTTGATTACACAAAACCAATTGGTATGATTTTATATGTTGCACTAATTGTTGCTTTCACTTATTTCTATGCTTTCATTCAAGTAAACCCTGAGAAAGTTGCAGATAACTTGAAAAAGCAAGGTGGGTATATTCCTAGTAAACGTCCTGGTCGGGAAACACAAGCTTATCTTACATCGGTACTTTACCGATTAACATTCGTTGGTGCGATTTTCCTTTCAGCGGTTGCTATACTTCCAACTATCGGTACTACTGTGTTTAGTTTACCGCAGTCACTTGCCGTTGGTGGTACAAGCCTACTAATTGTTATCGGGGTAGCATTAGATACTACGAAACAACTCGAAGGACAACTTGTAAAAAGGAACTATCGGGGATTTATCAAATAA
- the rpmC gene encoding 50S ribosomal protein L29, with translation MKANDIRDLSTTEIQDQEKALKEELFNLRFQLATGQLENTARIREVRKAIARMKTIVRERELA, from the coding sequence ATGAAAGCTAATGATATCCGTGATTTATCCACTACCGAAATCCAAGATCAAGAAAAAGCTTTGAAAGAAGAGCTCTTCAACCTGCGCTTTCAATTAGCTACTGGTCAATTAGAAAACACCGCACGTATTCGTGAGGTCCGTAAAGCAATTGCCCGTATGAAAACAATCGTTCGAGAAAGAGAACTTGCTTAA
- the rplN gene encoding 50S ribosomal protein L14, whose translation MIQQESRMKVADNSGAREVLTIKVLGGSGRKTANIGDVVVCTVKQATPGGVVKKGEVVKAVIVRTKSGARRQDGSYIKFDENACVIIRDDKSPRGTRIFGPVARELRENNFMKIVSLAPEVL comes from the coding sequence ATGATTCAACAAGAAAGTCGTATGAAAGTGGCTGATAACTCTGGCGCACGTGAAGTTTTAACAATTAAAGTGCTAGGTGGATCAGGACGCAAAACTGCTAACATTGGCGATGTTGTCGTGTGTACCGTTAAACAAGCAACACCAGGCGGCGTTGTCAAAAAAGGTGAAGTTGTTAAAGCAGTAATCGTTCGTACTAAGAGTGGAGCACGTCGTCAAGACGGTTCTTACATCAAGTTTGATGAAAATGCATGTGTCATTATCCGTGACGATAAAAGTCCTCGTGGAACACGTATTTTTGGACCTGTTGCTCGCGAACTTCGTGAAAACAACTTTATGAAGATCGTTTCTTTAGCTCCAGAAGTTCTTTAA
- the rplE gene encoding 50S ribosomal protein L5 produces MNRLKDQYLKEIVPALMSKFNYDSVMEVPKIDKIVINTGVGDATANAKVLDSAVEELALITGQKPVITKAKNSIAGFRLREGMPIGAKVTLRGERMYDFLDKLVTVSLPRVRDFRGVSKKAFDGRGNYTLGVREQLIFPEIDYDQVSKVRGMDVVIVTTAKSDEESHELLTQLGMPFQK; encoded by the coding sequence ATGAATCGCCTTAAAGATCAATATCTTAAGGAAATTGTTCCTGCTTTAATGAGCAAATTCAATTATGACTCCGTAATGGAGGTTCCAAAAATAGATAAAATCGTAATCAACACTGGTGTTGGTGACGCTACAGCAAATGCAAAAGTTTTAGACAGTGCAGTTGAGGAGTTAGCTCTTATCACTGGTCAAAAACCTGTAATCACAAAAGCAAAAAATTCTATCGCTGGTTTCCGTCTTCGTGAAGGAATGCCAATCGGTGCTAAAGTAACTTTGCGTGGTGAACGCATGTATGATTTCTTAGATAAATTAGTTACTGTTTCACTTCCACGTGTTCGTGATTTCCGTGGTGTATCGAAAAAAGCTTTCGATGGCCGTGGTAACTATACGTTGGGTGTAAGAGAGCAACTTATTTTCCCTGAAATTGATTACGATCAAGTATCAAAAGTACGCGGTATGGACGTAGTAATCGTTACAACTGCCAAAAGTGATGAAGAATCTCATGAGTTACTTACTCAATTAGGGATGCCATTTCAAAAGTAA
- the rplQ gene encoding 50S ribosomal protein L17: MGYRKLGRTSSQRKALLRDLATDLIVFERIETTEARAKEIRKVVEKLITSGKKGDLHARRQAAAFIRHEVVEVVQVDAKGKDGSTVKKNRPVYALQKLFDDVAPRYAERQGGYTRILKKGPRRGDGAPMVIIELV; the protein is encoded by the coding sequence ATGGGTTACAGAAAATTAGGTCGTACAAGCTCACAACGTAAAGCATTACTACGTGATCTTGCAACGGATTTAATCGTATTTGAACGTATTGAAACGACAGAAGCTCGCGCTAAAGAGATTCGTAAAGTTGTTGAAAAACTAATCACTTCTGGGAAAAAAGGAGACTTGCACGCTCGTCGTCAAGCAGCTGCTTTTATCCGTCATGAAGTTGTAGAAGTAGTACAAGTAGACGCTAAAGGTAAAGATGGTTCTACTGTGAAGAAAAACCGTCCAGTATACGCTCTACAAAAACTATTTGATGATGTTGCTCCACGTTACGCGGAACGTCAAGGTGGTTACACTCGTATCTTGAAAAAAGGTCCACGTCGCGGTGACGGCGCACCAATGGTTATTATTGAATTAGTTTAA
- the infA gene encoding translation initiation factor IF-1, whose product MAKEDVIEVEGVVHETLPNAMFNVELENGHKVLATVSGKIRMHYIRILPGDKVTVELSPYDLTRGRITYRFK is encoded by the coding sequence ATGGCAAAGGAAGATGTTATTGAAGTAGAAGGTGTTGTGCATGAAACTCTACCAAACGCGATGTTCAATGTTGAACTCGAAAATGGTCATAAAGTACTGGCAACTGTTTCAGGTAAAATCCGCATGCATTACATTCGTATTTTACCCGGAGATAAAGTGACAGTAGAGCTTTCTCCATACGACCTGACACGCGGAAGAATTACTTATCGTTTTAAATAA
- the rplO gene encoding 50S ribosomal protein L15, producing MKLHELKPSEGSRKERNRVGRGTGSGNGKTSGRGHKGQKARSGGGVRLGFEGGQLPLFRRIPKRGFTNINRKEFAIVNLDVLNRFEDGTEVTPELLIESGIIRNEKSGIKILSDGKIEKKLTVKANKFSAAAKEAIEAAGGKTEVI from the coding sequence ATGAAACTACATGAACTTAAGCCTTCAGAAGGTTCTCGAAAAGAACGTAATCGTGTTGGTCGTGGAACAGGCTCTGGTAACGGCAAAACTTCAGGACGCGGTCATAAAGGACAAAAAGCTCGTTCCGGTGGTGGCGTACGTTTAGGTTTTGAAGGTGGACAACTTCCACTTTTCCGTCGTATTCCAAAACGTGGATTCACAAATATCAATCGTAAAGAATTTGCAATCGTGAACTTAGATGTTTTAAACCGCTTTGAAGACGGTACAGAAGTAACACCAGAACTTTTAATTGAATCTGGAATTATTCGTAACGAAAAATCCGGAATCAAGATTTTATCTGATGGTAAAATCGAGAAAAAACTTACTGTGAAAGCGAACAAATTCTCTGCAGCTGCAAAAGAAGCTATTGAAGCGGCTGGCGGAAAAACTGAGGTGATCTAA
- the rpsK gene encoding 30S ribosomal protein S11, which yields MARKTNTRKRRVKKNIESGIAHIRSTFNNTIVMITDTQGNALAWSSAGSLGFKGSRKSTPFAAQMAAESAAKSAQEHGLKTLEVTVKGPGSGREAAIRALQAAGLEVTAIRDVTPVPHNGCRPPKRRRV from the coding sequence ATGGCTCGTAAAACAAATACTCGTAAACGCCGTGTGAAAAAGAATATCGAATCTGGTATTGCACACATTCGTTCTACATTTAATAATACGATCGTAATGATTACTGACACACAGGGTAATGCTTTAGCTTGGTCAAGTGCAGGTTCTCTAGGATTTAAAGGTTCTCGTAAATCTACTCCTTTCGCAGCGCAAATGGCAGCTGAAAGTGCAGCTAAGTCAGCACAAGAACATGGTTTGAAAACATTAGAAGTAACGGTTAAAGGTCCTGGTTCAGGTCGTGAAGCGGCTATCCGTGCACTACAAGCAGCTGGTCTTGAAGTAACAGCTATTAGAGATGTAACTCCAGTTCCACATAACGGATGTCGTCCTCCAAAACGTCGTCGCGTATAA
- the rpmJ gene encoding 50S ribosomal protein L36, which yields MKVRPSVKPMCEKCKVIRRKGKVMVICENPKHKQKQG from the coding sequence ATGAAAGTAAGACCATCAGTGAAACCTATGTGCGAAAAATGTAAAGTTATTCGTCGCAAAGGTAAAGTAATGGTAATTTGTGAAAATCCAAAACATAAACAAAAACAAGGATAA
- the rplF gene encoding 50S ribosomal protein L6: MSRIGKKTIVIPAGVTVTLNGSTATVKGPKGELVKEFNPEITINIEGNEINVSRPTDNKNHRALHGTTRAILNNMVVGVSEGYEKKLELIGVGYRAQKQGDKLVLNVGYSHPVEFVAPKGVEIEVPANTQVIVKGYNKEHVGELAANIRAVRPPEPYKGKGIRYEGEHVRRKEGKTGK; encoded by the coding sequence ATGTCCCGTATAGGTAAAAAAACTATTGTGATTCCTGCAGGTGTAACAGTTACACTTAATGGATCAACAGCAACAGTTAAAGGTCCTAAAGGTGAACTTGTAAAAGAGTTCAACCCAGAAATTACTATTAATATTGAAGGCAACGAAATTAACGTTTCTCGCCCGACTGATAATAAAAACCACCGCGCGCTTCATGGTACAACTCGTGCTATTCTAAATAACATGGTTGTCGGAGTTTCCGAGGGTTATGAAAAGAAATTAGAACTTATCGGTGTTGGTTACCGTGCGCAAAAACAAGGCGACAAGCTTGTTCTTAACGTAGGGTACTCTCATCCAGTAGAATTTGTTGCTCCGAAAGGCGTAGAAATTGAAGTTCCTGCAAACACACAAGTGATTGTTAAAGGATACAACAAAGAACACGTTGGAGAATTAGCTGCAAACATTCGTGCCGTACGTCCACCAGAGCCGTATAAAGGTAAAGGTATTCGTTACGAAGGCGAACATGTACGCCGTAAAGAAGGTAAAACTGGTAAATAA
- a CDS encoding type Z 30S ribosomal protein S14, with the protein MAKKSMIAKQKRTPKYAVQAYTRCERCGRPHSVIRKFKLCRICFRELAYKGQIPGVKKASW; encoded by the coding sequence GTGGCTAAGAAATCAATGATCGCGAAGCAAAAACGCACACCAAAATACGCTGTTCAAGCATATACTCGTTGTGAACGTTGTGGTCGTCCACATTCCGTTATTCGCAAATTTAAATTATGCCGTATTTGTTTCCGTGAACTTGCCTATAAAGGTCAAATTCCCGGCGTGAAAAAAGCAAGCTGGTAA
- the rplX gene encoding 50S ribosomal protein L24: MHVKKGDKVKVITGKDKGKSGKVLAAFPKKDRVLIEGINMVKKHTKPSNINPQGGILNVEAPIHVSNVMLIDPKTGEPTRVGYEVKGDKKVRVAKKSGEVIDK, encoded by the coding sequence ATGCATGTCAAAAAAGGTGATAAAGTAAAAGTTATTACTGGTAAAGATAAAGGCAAATCCGGCAAAGTGCTCGCAGCATTTCCGAAGAAGGATCGCGTACTTATTGAAGGAATTAATATGGTCAAAAAACATACAAAACCTTCCAACATCAACCCGCAAGGCGGAATCTTGAATGTTGAAGCACCAATCCATGTTTCAAACGTGATGCTAATTGACCCTAAAACAGGCGAACCTACTCGTGTAGGCTACGAAGTTAAAGGCGATAAAAAAGTACGCGTAGCAAAAAAATCCGGTGAAGTAATAGATAAATAA
- the rpmD gene encoding 50S ribosomal protein L30, whose protein sequence is MAKLEITLKRSLIGRPQPQRKTVQALGLGKTNSVVVKEDNPAIRGMITKVSHLVDVKEV, encoded by the coding sequence ATGGCGAAGTTAGAAATCACTTTAAAACGTAGCTTAATCGGACGCCCTCAACCACAACGCAAAACTGTTCAAGCATTAGGTCTTGGTAAAACAAATTCTGTAGTGGTTAAAGAAGATAATCCTGCAATTCGTGGGATGATCACTAAAGTTAGTCATTTAGTGGACGTCAAAGAAGTTTAA